Proteins from one Astatotilapia calliptera chromosome 8, fAstCal1.2, whole genome shotgun sequence genomic window:
- the LOC113028214 gene encoding alpha-2,8-sialyltransferase 8F-like — MRKQLSMMANLLCLGCLLSAFIWYTFEESLEFHRPLPQRSASKPSELCKGCKEAIDKVKKLYNQTWKKQEENYHRFRLQLNINCNGSNNGIITQENTPVGSKIVCDKDRTVIPVTPVLFKAFIKENPFSKKRWDTCSVVGSGGILTNSGCGKIIDSADFVFRCNLPPLENEFKNDVGIKTNLVTANPTIFINKYGSLTGRRRPFADSLHQYGNSLLLFPCFSFGFSRGVCQRAVYAIEDMKIPIQPIFLNPLYLERLVKFWKSQGLKEYRPSTGLYITSLALELCETVHLYGFWPFSNHPDRLFPLTNHYYDNVPYNARVHSMPNEFYHWVQLHNKGVLKLHLGDCKSGQV, encoded by the exons tttggaATTTCACCGACCACTTCCTCAAAGAAGTGCCTCAAAGCCCTCTGAACTTTGTAAAGGCTGCAA GGAAGCCATCGATAAAGTAAAAAAGCTCTACAATCAAACATGGAAAAAGCAGGAGGAGAATTACCACAGATTCAG atTACAGCTGAACATCAATTGCAATGGATCCAACAATGGCATTATCACTCAGGAAAACACTCCAGTGGGATCTAAGATTGTCTGTGATAAGGACAGGACTGTCATTCCCGTGACCCCAGTGCTTTTCAAGGCCTTTATCAAA GAAAATCCTTTCTCAAAAAAGAGATGGGACACTTGTTCAGTTGTTGGGAGTGGTGGGATTCTGACAAACAGCGGCTgtggaaaaataattgattcagctgattttgtttttag gtGCAACCTACCTCCTCTGGAAAATGAATTTAAGAATGATGTTGGCATAAAGACTAACCTTGTGACAGCAAACCCAACCATCTTCATAAATAA GTATGGGTCACTGACGGGACGTCGCCGGCCGTTTGCAGACAGCCTCCACCAGTATGGCAACTCCCTGCTCCTCTTTCCTTGCTTCTCCTTTGGTTTTAGTAGGGGTGTGTGTCAGCGGGCTGTGTATGCCATTGAGGACATGAAAATCCCTATTCAACCAATCTTCTTAAACCCTCTGTACCTTGAAAGACTGGTCAAATTCTGGAAATCCCAGGGGTTAAAGGAATATCGACCTAGCACTGGATTATATATAACTAGTCTGGCCCTGGAATTATGTGAAACAGTGCATCTGTATGGATTCTGGCCCTTTAGTAATCACCCAGATAGACTCTTTCCCCTAACTAACCACTACTATGATAATGTACCATATAATGCAAGAGTCCATTCAATGCCAAATGAGTTTTACCACTGGGTACAGCTGCACAATAAGGGTGTGCTCAAGCTTCACCTTGGAGACTGCAAATCAGGTCAGGTCTAG